A window from Prinia subflava isolate CZ2003 ecotype Zambia chromosome Z, Cam_Psub_1.2, whole genome shotgun sequence encodes these proteins:
- the ZBTB5 gene encoding zinc finger and BTB domain-containing protein 5: MDFPGHFEQVFQQLNYQRLHGQLCDCVIVVGNRHFKAHRSVLAACSTHFRALFTVAEGDQTMNMIQLDSEVVTAEAFAALIDMMYTSTLMLGESNVMDVLLAASHLHLNSVVKACKHYLTTRTLPLSPPSERAQEQSARLQRSFMLQQLGLSIVSSALGSSQGTEEPPGAMGPALRGGLEQRAAFPIRRLHKRKQSSEERARQRIRPAMEEPVSDVAAESGQPVVHSREDFFSPDSLKIVDNSKADTVADNQEDNTIMFDQSFGAQEDAQVPSQSDNGGGNISQMSMASQATQVETSFDQEASAEKSNFPCENPEVGLNEKEHMRVVVKSEPLSSPEPQDEVSDVTSQAEGSESVEVEGGVVSAEKIELSPESSDRSFSDPQSSTDRVGDIHIMEVSNNLEHKSSFSISNFLNKNRGGGFGASQNNDDNIPNTTSDCRMDSDASYLMSPESGPTGGHSSAAVSHVENPFSEPTDSHFVRPMQDVMGLPCVQTSGYRAAEQFGMDFPRSGLGLHSLSRAMMGSVRGGAGGFPGYRRIAPKMPVVTSVRGSQLQESSSGSQLMMNGSTSFESGHLSQPGPPQLTRASADVLSKCKKALSEHNVLVVEGARKYACKICCKTFLTLTDCKKHIRVHTGEKPYACLKCGKRFSQSSHLYKHSKTTCLRWQSSNLPSSLL, from the coding sequence ATGGATTTCCCAGGGCACTTTGAGCAAGTCTTCCAGCAGCTCAACTACCAGAGGCTCCATGGGCAGCTGTGCGACTGCGTCATCGTGGTGGGAAACAGGCACTTCAAGGCGCACCGCTCCGTGCTGGCCGCCTGCAGCACGCACTTCCGCGCGCTCTTCACCGTGGCCGAGGGCGACCAGACCATGAACATGATCCAGCTGGACAGCGAGGTGGTGACGGCCGAGGCCTTCGCCGCGCTCATCGACATGATGTACACCTCCACGCTCATGCTGGGGGAGAGCAACGTGATGGACGTGCTGCTGGCCGCGTCCCACCTGCACCTCAACTCCGTGGTGAAGGCCTGCAAGCACTACCTGACGACGCGGACGCTGCCGCTGTCGCCGCCGAGCGAGCGCGCGCAGGAGCAGAGCGCGCGGCTGCAGCGCTCCTtcatgctgcagcagctggggctcagcaTCGTCAGCTCGGCGCTGGGCTCCTCGCAGGGCACCGAGGAGCCACCCGGCGCCATGGGCCCGGCCCTGCGCGGCGGGCTGGAGCAGCGCGCTGCCTTCCCCATCCGCCGCCTGCACAAGCGCAAGCAGTCCTCCGAGGAGCGCGCCCGCCAGCGCATCCGGCCCGCCATGGAGGAGCCCGTGTCCGACGTGGCCGCCGAGAGCGGGCAGCCCGTGGTCCACTCGCGGGAGGATTTCTTCTCTCCGGACTCGCTGAAGATTGTGGACAACTCCAAGGCCGACACTGTTGCTGATAACCAGGAGGACAACACGATCATGTTCGACCAGTCTTTTGGTGCTCAGGAGGATGCTCAAGTGCCCAGCCAGTCGGACAACGGTGGGGGAAACATTTCCCAGATGTCCATGGCGTCCCAGGCCACACAAGTGGAAACCAGTTTTGACCAGGAGGCCTCTGCTGAGAAGAGCAACTTCCCGTGCGAAAATCCGGAGGTCGGCCTGAATGAGAAGGAGCACATGAGGGTGGTGGTGAAGTCTGAGCCCCTGAGCTCCCCAGAGCCTCAGGATGAGGTGAGCGATGTCACCTCCCAGGCAGAGGGCAGCGAGTCTGTGGAGGTGGAAGGAGGAGTGGTGAGTGCAGAGAAGATAGAGCTGAGTCCTGAGAGCAGTGACCGCAGCTTCTCGGACCCTCAGTCCAGCACTGACAGGGTGGGAGACATCCACATTATGGAGGTGTCCAACAACCTGGAACACAAGTCTTCTTTCAGCATTTCAAattttttgaataaaaacaGGGGAGGTGGCTTTGGTGCCAGCCAAAACAACGACGACAACATTCCCAATACCACCAGTGACTGCAGGATGGACAGTGACGCCTCTTACCTGATGAGCCCGGAGTCGGGGCCCACCGGTGGCCACTCGTCCGCCGCCGTCTCCCACGTGGAGAACCCATTCAGTGAGCCCACGGACTCCCACTTCGTGAGACCCATGCAGGATGTGATGGGTCTGCCGTGCGTGCAGACCTCCGGGTACCGAGCAGCGGAGCAGTTCGGCATGGATTTCCCACGCTCGGGCCTGGGCTTGCACTCGCTGTCTCGGGCCATGATGGGCTCGGTGAGAGGTGGGGCCGGTGGCTTCCCTGGCTACCGCCGCATTGCCCCCAAGATGCCCGTGGTGACCTCTGTGCGGGGCTcgcagctgcaggagagctcaTCCGGCTCCCAGCTGATGATGAACGGGAGCACTTCTTTCGAGAGCGGGCACCTGTCGCAGCCGGGCCCACCGCAGCTGACCAGGGCGTCCGCAGACGTCCTGTCCAAGTGCAAGAAGGCTCTGTCGGAGCACAACGTGCTGGTGGTGGAGGGCGCGCGCAAGTACGCCTGCAAGATCTGCTGCAAGACCTTCCTGACGCTCACGGACTGCAAGAAGCACATCCGTGTGCACACGGGGGAGAAGCCCTACGCCTGCCTCAAGTGTGGCAAGCGCTTCAGCCAGTCCAGCCACCTCTACAAACACTCTAAGACCACCTGCCTGCGGTGGCAGAGCAGCAACCTGCCCAGCAGTTTGCTGtaa